A stretch of the Bacillus sp. B-jedd genome encodes the following:
- a CDS encoding MFS transporter: MKKTPAAHFWILVSTVGISGISQGMLLPLIAIIFEHDGLSSSLNGVNATALYIGILLASPFMEAPLRRFGYKPIILAGGLSVAVALALFPVWKSFWFWFMLRFLIGVGDHMLHFGAQTWITASSPENRRGRNISLYGLFFGIGFAIGPLLTRLVEINEALPFIVSSILSVISWLFVWLLRNDSPEDDGASGSYLGTFSRFRQVLKIAWVSLLPPLGYGFLEASLNGNFPVLALRNGLDISAVSIILPAFALGGIIFQFPLGIMSDRFGRRNVLMGIMLSGFVCFIAAGLFHTSTTGLLICFFLAGMAVGTTFSLGISYMADLLPRNLLPAGNLMCGIFFSLGSVSGPFIGGLAIQFTEGATFFYMISVLLLAIFLALYLVKQPGAAAENQAAS; the protein is encoded by the coding sequence ATGAAAAAAACTCCTGCTGCCCACTTTTGGATTCTAGTCAGCACGGTCGGCATCTCGGGCATTTCACAGGGGATGCTCCTTCCGCTTATCGCAATCATTTTTGAGCATGACGGCCTTTCTTCCTCCCTGAACGGAGTGAACGCAACCGCGCTTTATATCGGCATATTGCTTGCCTCGCCTTTTATGGAAGCGCCTTTAAGGCGGTTTGGCTATAAACCAATTATTCTAGCAGGCGGCCTTAGTGTTGCTGTTGCGCTAGCTCTTTTCCCGGTCTGGAAAAGCTTTTGGTTTTGGTTCATGCTGCGCTTTTTAATCGGCGTCGGCGACCATATGCTACATTTTGGCGCCCAGACTTGGATTACCGCTTCATCTCCTGAGAATCGGCGCGGCCGGAATATTTCACTGTACGGCCTTTTCTTTGGGATCGGATTCGCCATCGGCCCGCTGTTGACGAGGCTCGTGGAAATCAATGAGGCTCTGCCATTTATCGTTTCATCCATCCTGTCGGTGATCTCCTGGCTGTTTGTATGGCTGCTCAGAAACGATTCACCAGAGGATGACGGCGCTTCAGGCTCCTATCTCGGGACCTTTTCCCGTTTTAGGCAGGTTTTAAAAATCGCCTGGGTTTCATTGCTCCCGCCGCTTGGGTATGGATTCCTTGAGGCTTCTTTGAACGGAAACTTTCCTGTCCTTGCTTTAAGGAATGGCCTCGATATTTCCGCCGTCTCCATTATTTTGCCCGCTTTTGCCCTCGGGGGAATTATTTTTCAGTTTCCGCTCGGCATCATGAGCGACAGGTTCGGAAGGCGGAACGTCCTGATGGGCATCATGCTCAGCGGGTTCGTCTGCTTTATCGCTGCAGGACTGTTCCATACTAGCACTACCGGCCTGCTCATCTGCTTCTTCCTAGCCGGGATGGCAGTCGGCACGACGTTTTCACTTGGCATCAGCTATATGGCCGATTTGCTGCCAAGAAATCTTCTACCAGCAGGCAATCTGATGTGCGGGATTTTCTTCAGCCTCGGCAGCGTAAGCGGCCCTTTCATTGGCGGACTGGCCATCCAATTTACCGAAGGCGCCACGTTTTTTTATATGATTAGCGTGCTGCTGCTCGCGATTTTCCTGGCGCTATATCTCGTTAAACAACCTGGAGCGGCAGCAGAAAATCAAGCCGCATCCTAA
- a CDS encoding OsmC family protein, producing the protein MMIFKMKEEGFYSELPFGRLDVSGNEQAGFRPYQLMAASVAVCSGGILRTILEKKRLEVDDIEIHTEVDRNPDEINIIEAIHIHFVITGKNLEEEQIEKAIALVGKNCSMALSVQGCIEIKETFELKSKE; encoded by the coding sequence ATGATGATCTTTAAAATGAAGGAAGAAGGTTTTTATTCAGAGCTGCCGTTTGGCCGGCTCGATGTTTCAGGAAATGAGCAGGCGGGCTTCCGTCCATACCAATTGATGGCTGCTTCGGTTGCTGTTTGCAGCGGCGGAATTCTTAGGACGATCCTTGAGAAAAAGAGGCTAGAAGTGGATGATATTGAAATCCATACCGAAGTCGACCGAAACCCCGACGAGATAAATATAATTGAAGCCATCCATATCCATTTTGTCATTACGGGAAAGAACCTTGAAGAAGAGCAAATCGAAAAGGCCATCGCACTCGTCGGCAAAAACTGTTCAATGGCACTTTCCGTACAGGGCTGTATTGAGATTAAGGAAACCTTCGAGTTGAAAAGCAAAGAATAA
- the cax gene encoding calcium/proton exchanger, with translation MANKIFMIMTFVGVPVSVIGSLLHWPGTVMFGIYCLTIIALASYMGRATESLAIIAGPRVGGLLNATFGNAVELIISIFALKAGLTGVVLASLTGSVLGNLLLVAGLSFFIGGLKFKRQSFSIYDARHNSGLLIFAILVAFVIPEVFSMGMNETKTISLSVGISIILIVLYLAALFFKLVTHRGVYQKEGGNEEEHEEPEWSKKKAILVLALATIAVAYVSESLVHTFEIVAESFGWTELFIGIIIVAIVGNAAEHASALLFAWKNKMDISVEIAIGSTLQIAMFVAPVLVLVSLLFETSMPLVFSLPELVAMSSAVLLMVILSNDGESNWFEGLTLLAAYFIMGIGFFLL, from the coding sequence GTGGCAAATAAAATATTTATGATTATGACCTTTGTCGGGGTTCCTGTCTCGGTCATCGGAAGCCTGCTTCACTGGCCGGGCACCGTGATGTTCGGGATTTACTGTTTGACTATCATCGCATTGGCAAGTTATATGGGCAGAGCAACAGAAAGCCTGGCTATCATTGCGGGCCCCCGGGTCGGCGGACTTCTAAATGCAACGTTCGGAAATGCGGTTGAGCTGATTATTTCTATTTTCGCGTTGAAAGCAGGTCTGACGGGCGTTGTATTGGCGTCACTGACGGGCTCGGTTCTAGGGAACCTGCTTTTGGTTGCCGGCCTTTCATTCTTTATTGGCGGGCTGAAATTTAAGCGCCAGTCATTCAGCATTTATGATGCGCGCCATAATTCGGGCCTGCTTATTTTTGCGATCCTGGTCGCCTTTGTTATTCCTGAAGTCTTTTCAATGGGGATGAACGAGACAAAGACCATCTCTTTAAGTGTCGGGATTTCCATAATCCTGATTGTTCTTTATCTTGCCGCACTTTTCTTCAAGCTAGTTACCCATCGGGGCGTCTATCAGAAGGAAGGCGGGAATGAGGAGGAGCATGAGGAGCCGGAATGGAGCAAGAAAAAAGCCATTTTGGTCTTAGCGCTGGCGACAATTGCCGTTGCTTATGTTTCGGAAAGTCTTGTCCACACCTTTGAAATCGTCGCGGAATCGTTCGGCTGGACCGAACTGTTTATCGGGATCATTATCGTCGCGATTGTTGGTAACGCAGCCGAGCACGCATCGGCACTTCTTTTTGCATGGAAAAACAAAATGGATATTTCGGTTGAAATCGCGATTGGCTCGACGCTGCAGATTGCGATGTTCGTCGCGCCGGTACTCGTTCTTGTTTCGCTTTTATTTGAAACATCGATGCCGCTCGTATTCAGCCTGCCTGAACTTGTGGCGATGTCTTCCGCCGTCCTTTTGATGGTCATTTTGTCCAACGACGGGGAGTCGAACTGGTTTGAAGGACTTACTCTGCTTGCCGCATACTTCATAATGGGAATCGGCTTTTTCCTATTATAA
- a CDS encoding YczE/YyaS/YitT family protein gives MALFYRFMFFFIGLMILTFGVCMTIVADFGAGAWDALNVGLSNKIGLSIGRWVMIVGAILIVVNAFLHQSKPELLAIGIILATGTLIDMWMFLALGGFEPAGLKDKLGMFLAGIVVIGLGAAIYLQAKFPLIPIDNLMMGIKKRLNVSIMTAKTIGELIALVLALIFSGPIGIGTLIITFAIGPVIQIFYPPFEKLLNRLIASAGNKQIG, from the coding sequence ATGGCGTTATTTTATCGTTTTATGTTTTTCTTTATCGGATTAATGATTTTGACTTTTGGGGTTTGCATGACAATTGTTGCGGACTTTGGTGCTGGAGCATGGGACGCCCTGAATGTTGGATTATCAAACAAAATCGGCTTGTCCATCGGACGCTGGGTCATGATTGTCGGCGCAATTCTGATCGTCGTGAATGCATTCCTTCATCAAAGCAAGCCGGAGCTGCTTGCCATTGGGATTATACTAGCCACTGGCACGCTCATTGATATGTGGATGTTCCTCGCCCTCGGCGGCTTTGAACCAGCCGGCCTGAAAGATAAGCTGGGAATGTTCCTCGCCGGCATTGTCGTGATTGGCTTGGGGGCGGCGATTTATTTACAGGCAAAATTCCCGCTCATTCCAATCGATAATTTAATGATGGGAATCAAAAAGAGGCTGAATGTAAGCATCATGACAGCGAAAACAATCGGGGAATTAATCGCCCTGGTGCTCGCGCTGATTTTCAGCGGGCCGATTGGAATTGGCACACTCATTATTACTTTTGCCATCGGGCCGGTCATTCAAATCTTTTATCCTCCTTTCGAGAAGCTGCTGAACCGATTGATTGCATCCGCAGGAAATAAACAAATTGGATAA
- a CDS encoding YfkD famly protein, translated as MGKKFAIFIVFALVLTIFSPASAEKTAPKKKLIPEGVLNITKENTYPNPNQDEPLLQPSDLAKRLIDSSRVKIENPNLIRMLNETSVSATPFAFGYKAIIYLGQWPLNYESAETSPNWEYQKINTNYYDNRGGEKPYQIHYVQEAQKVIKGGLTAKIPNADEVKKMMLTKAAGKTNLPLAFETVIGLGTKKDQIYNIPRKRLGYLYAYAPAINEKGKITYGEVYLMLKGNKKTLVIKNVTSQGIGAWIPIQDYVSFSFAASERPR; from the coding sequence ATGGGAAAAAAATTCGCCATTTTTATTGTGTTTGCCCTTGTTCTGACTATTTTCTCACCCGCTTCGGCTGAAAAAACGGCGCCGAAGAAGAAACTCATTCCAGAAGGGGTTTTGAACATTACGAAGGAAAACACCTATCCTAACCCCAACCAGGACGAGCCTCTTCTTCAACCGAGTGATCTAGCGAAGAGGCTGATTGACTCTTCCAGGGTGAAAATCGAGAATCCGAATTTAATCAGAATGCTCAATGAAACTTCAGTTTCCGCAACTCCGTTCGCTTTCGGGTATAAGGCCATCATCTATTTGGGCCAATGGCCATTAAATTATGAATCCGCGGAAACATCACCGAATTGGGAATATCAGAAAATCAATACAAACTACTATGACAACAGGGGCGGTGAAAAGCCGTACCAGATTCACTATGTCCAGGAAGCCCAGAAGGTTATTAAAGGCGGCCTGACAGCGAAAATTCCGAATGCGGATGAAGTGAAGAAAATGATGCTCACCAAGGCCGCAGGCAAAACTAATCTGCCGCTTGCGTTTGAAACGGTCATCGGGCTCGGGACGAAAAAAGACCAGATTTACAACATTCCTAGAAAGCGGCTCGGCTATCTTTATGCGTACGCACCGGCCATCAATGAAAAGGGGAAAATCACCTATGGCGAGGTGTATCTCATGCTGAAGGGAAATAAAAAGACGCTTGTTATTAAAAATGTCACTTCCCAAGGAATCGGGGCTTGGATTCCGATACAGGATTACGTTTCCTTTAGTTTTGCCGCGAGTGAACGGCCAAGATAA